In a single window of the Etheostoma spectabile isolate EspeVRDwgs_2016 chromosome 3, UIUC_Espe_1.0, whole genome shotgun sequence genome:
- the LOC116673833 gene encoding spartin: MAAPVIRIVNPEAPAQRQQAVLMATKEARCYQGMEKAKQDAFDSARLQVIKDGYERAFECINKGLTVDEAGDKAQALELYKRGRQHLLRAISVPSQGEECVGSSWESARQMQQKMQETLNNITTRLAILETSSDFESATTVNTSSVSGLDATDVSEEGLYPKLPTKNKPEKPAPPMLLSPNSQTAGAVGGVSACSSEGLPLSPTRLPVVPAEQPPAYSPQAADGHLSVSYGTESGEMSLVGDEFYSRSVKSSLKKKCFSQNVFLLALKT, encoded by the exons ATGGCCGCCCCAGTAATCCGCATCGTCAACCCAGAGGCCCCTGCCCAGCGTCAACAGGCCGTACTGATGGCGACTAAAGAGGCCCGTTGCTATC AGGGAATGGAGAAAGCTAAACAAGATGCATTCGACAGTGCCAGACTTCAAGTTATCAAAGATGGCTATGAGAGGGCTTTTGAGTGCATTAATAAAGGACTCACAGTAGATGAAGCTGGAGACAAGGCACAGGCCCTGGAGCTCTACAAGCGAGGGCGACAGCACCTTCTCCGGGCCATTAGTGTGCCCTCACAAGGAGAGGAGTGTGTCGGCAGCTCCTGGGAATCAGCCAGGCAGATGCAGCAGAAGATGCAGGAGACGCTGAACAACATCACCACTCGCCTGGCCATACTAGAGACTAGCTCGGACTTTGAATCTGCAACTACAGTAAACACTAGCAGTGTGTCTGGCCTTGATGCTACAGATGTGTCTGAAGAAGGTCTCTACCCAAAACTTCCCACCAAAAACAAGCCAGAGAAGCCAGCTCCACCAATGCTACTTTCTCCTAACAGCCAGACAGCAGGAGCTGTAGGAGGGGTGTCAGCATGCAGTAGTGAGGGTCTACCTCTCTCACCCACCAGACTGCCTGTGGTCCCAGCGGAACAGCCTCCAGCTTATTCCCCTCAGGCTGCTGACGGCCACCTATCTGTCTCATATGGAACGGAGTCAGGGGAAATGTCATTAGTTGGGGATGAGTTCTACAGTCGTTCTGTAAAAagttctctaaaaaaaaagtgtttctctcaaaatgtttttcttctcgCTCTCAAAACCTGA